tttaatgCTGATGTCCTTACAGGTGAAAGATGTCAGTGAGAATACGGAGAGGATCAAAGCTATAAGCCAGTCCATGGGTAAGACGTACCTGCCACTTCCTTTAAAGTCCTTCTTGAAATGGATACAATACCCCCAAGTGTTTCTGTATTTCATTCTGTAAGTTTTTTGATCGTTGGAAATACTCAAAGAACACTAGGTCACTTCTCATCTTGTCAGAACATAgaagtaaatacaaatatatagatTCATTTTGTTAGAAGAATACCTGTGCGCATGTTTTAGTTAACTGGCTAAGATAACCAGGAAATACTATATTGATGGGTCTATACAGTCTGTATGTATAGAGCAACAGCTCCTGTACAAGGAACCAGCTTCAATATACATACATGGTGGATTACAGGGTTTATATTCAGCTGCATAAGGTCCTGTTGATGGGCCAtatccttgttttttttaaataagcatCATCATAACAAGCTTGTGATTTGTCTTTCATCAGAGGATCTCTTAAGTGGAGTAACACACCTTAGCCTACGAACAGAGACCGCGTCTGATGACAGCGACGACGATGTCATATTCGTGTGTGCCATGAAGAAGACTCCATTGCCAGAAGAGTGATGATTGACTACAGGTGGATGTGCTGTTCATACAGAGAAGTTGAGTTTTCTTTATCAGTACTCTTAGAAATTAATTAATGGGCCTTTCTTTGGATATAGAAGAAATCTGCAAGTTCAGTGGAtagcttgattttttttttttttttttgcaatggttaattttttttttttctttcaatatcTCCACAAATAAAAGCCATTATGTTTTTGGCGATGTGTTTCTAAAAAGGATAACACTGCTGAATTCTTGAAGAGATATATCGACTTTAATATAGTGTTAACATTGCTGTACAAAGGTTTGTTGTTCTTTATCTTTATGATGCCAATTTTGAAGGGTCATATCTCTCAGGCTTTTGACAATGCCTTGTTCTTTGTAAAttaaagacatttttgaaatgtTTAATAATAGAAGAATTTATGTTTTGTGGCGAAATAAATAAGCAAGTTTATAAAGCAACTGCATTTTTTTGTTGCATACTTTCAAGACATTAGAATTTGTCTCCACATCATGTGGACTTTGTTAATAGTACAAATTCATCTACTTAACTCCAGTGGATTTGATCTTGCATAACTGATTCAGATAAATGTTGATACACAAATAAAGAAGTCCAAATATAATTTTTTCCCATTTTAATGAACAATTGCAAAGTACAGTGAAAACATATAATGAATGTGCCTTACAAGGAGGACAGGTAGATTTATTTTTATAGTGATCATTGAGGAAAAATATGGATGGCATCTGATGTCTTGTTACATGGTATTCAGTTATCTGAAAGGAAAGAGCTAGAGATGTGTTCGTGTAATTAAAGCACAAAGCCAAATAACTTGAAAGTACTGTAGTGTTAAGTACTAAGATCTAAATTAATATTTGGCATACAGTGTTGGTTGTAATATTACAATGGAGAATGAGTTGAAATTTAAAAACCAGCGTAAGGCACGAGGGAAGGATAGTGATTTCTGACTTTCAAAAGACAACCTTTAAACCCCTTCTCCCCTCTACAATATCCCATAGCATAATCATGATTTCTGAAAGTCTATTTTActacaaccaaccaaccaaggAGAGCTGTAGTCAGCTGCTTTTACAAAACCTTTACCCATTTCAACCCAGGGAACATTTAACCCTTTTTCTATTAAGAAATGAAGGATTCATAAAGATGTTTTTGAGAGGAAGTGCTAatgagcagaatattctgatgTTCTAAGCCCAGTTCATTTAAGGCGTATACTAAATTCTGACAAACGGTAAACCTGCACAGTTGCAATATAGGTCCATAAAGTCAAGACTCCTCTCCAGCATTGGCTCATAGCCTCCTGTACACATACAGTCATGTACACGTCAAATACATGCTTTCTTCCCTGAATAAACTGAGTAGGATTTAGAATTGTAGAAACAAAAATAGTGGTACTGATATACATGTAGTTTAAAACTTATCCATGTATTCACACATTATCCTTATCAAAAGTGTCACTCATTTTTGGGCCGGACCATTCATGTTCCTCTGAGGGAGGAAATGAGTAGATGCTGCTTGCCTTTACTGCCCCCCAGTTCCACTGGGAattcttttaaaaacatttttttttaaaaatggtGCAAAAgggctctccttccctctggaGGATACAATTCATATGGACGACTGCAGAACAGTAATGTTGGTGCCTTGAATTAAGTTGTCATCCTTCCCATCAATCAGTGTGTCCCACTGATTAAAGTCTCCCTCAAGAGCTGCAATATAAAATCGCCTTTGGTCACATTTCATCACAATGATGCTTTCAAATCTCAATATATATGCCTTTTCTTAACCATAAAGCATGCAACTGTCTCAGACAACTTAATACCACTAATGTAATCTTGATTGCCCTtcatttagaaaataaatactgtataaaACACTCCACTAGTCACAGCTTCTAATCCTCAATTAAATGGTCTTGGATATGTGACATTTATCTTCTATTTGTTAAGCAATGTACAAATAATATGACTGGAACACATCGctaaaatgtcaaaataaatgAACTCACACAGATGTCTCTGCAAGAATGCCAAGGAAGCTTTGTTGCACAGGTTCATCGCCACATTAGGGTCGAGTTCACCTTTCAACTTCAGCAGCTTGCCCAGCCAGTTTCCCGTCAGGAATGTGAAGTCTGGAAAACTCTGGTGCACTGTGCCCCTGTTGGCACAAGAGTCAGTCATGCCGCATGCAGATTTATAAATACAATTATGAGATTATTTCTCGATATAGCATCGTCTATACATTTCAATTCACTGGTCAAATTAGATGGCTAATCTTGTCCCCATGATGCCTTTAAATAAAGTTTGAAATTAtaccacatgtttttttttttaatattcataTGATAAAACTCAGTTTGTGTGGTAATGTGGATTTTTTTTGGTCAGTTTCTCCAGTATAGGTAATCAATAACATGGACTAACCCATGCACTGAGTGCCCTCTCTTGGTGCACCCATTTGGATGGCAATTACATTCTTGATGGACCACAAACAGCCTTTAAGCACAAACCGATAACTCGGTATAGTTAGCAGACCTGATCGTAATCATTTTGCGGGGAAAGAATGCAGAGTCCAGCTTCTTGATGCGCGCAATATTGCCAGCCCACTGGAACTTCTCAGAGTTGATGAAGAAGATGGGCTGCTTGACTCGCGGAAAGATCTCCTCATCTATTGGCGACATCCAGGCGTCCAGTGCAATGCCACACCTTAAGGTCAGAGTACAAAGTCATAATCTCACTTTTTTGGGGATGACAAGTTATGGCATAAATGACTAGTTGCACTGTTTGGCTCACAGGTCTTAGCTTTTGCTGCATTTGACAGGAATGTAACCATAAATGATACGTTTGTGTCATGTAATGAGGTCTGTTCAGAAATGTCCTTTTACAGTACATAAAAAGGGATGAATCAGTCTGGTACGTACTTGAATTTGACTTCCTTACATAGACCTTCAATGACGGTGGCTCCACCAAACGAATGACCCATAATGGCAATTTTACACAGGTCCATAGAGTCCTGTATAGAAATATACAAATCAAGTTTACATTGGAGGCTTGCATCACAAAAATACTTAGTAATCTTTTTCAAATAAACACTCACCTCCAGTGTCGACCAATCAAACTGGGTGCGCAGAACATTCTCCACAGGGCTTCCTGTGTTGATCTCGATGAGAAGGTCCAAAGCCTTTATACACTCATCTGCTCTTTGCTTGACCTTTCATAAATCAACAACATATACAAATCTCAACAAACAAGTGCATTTCTGTTTAGAAAATTGCCACTTATTGCTGATTTCTTTTACTCTCGTCTCATTTTAGGGTTTTCCATTATTCTCCCACTAGTTCTCCACTTCAGGCTAACCAAATACCATCTTAAAAGAAAAGCGAAAATACTGAAGGATCCCCAGATTGTACAGGTCCTCTTACCTCTCTGAACCTAAATTAGCCCTTATATTGAAGTCACAGGAGGCATGGAATCAGTTTGGTCAGCACATAGCTGTTAAATTTcatgttgattttgttttgtaacCAGTGCACGTCTTAAGATTGTCTAGCGTTTCATTCCATAACATCAAATCCAATGTTGTGACCATGccacactggagaaatcaatcatgcaaatatttttttcatctcTGCGTGCTAGTCTGTATGTGGCCTTAGGTAGGGGTAAATGGCACCTGTTTGTTCCTCAGGGGGAACTCACGCTCCCCAGGTTTCAGGGGTCTATAGTACATCCACTGCTGCTGGAGATGAGGGGGGTTCACGCTGGAGGGCTTACACGAGGCCTGCTCCTTCTGCTGCTCCACTTCGCTCTTCTCCGTGAAATAGAACGTTGCTGACGCAGATTCGTCCCTTTTGTAAGGAGAAATGCATTCATTtagttatatatgtatatatatatatatatatatatattaacctTAGTCATTAAGATACTGTTATATCCTCACTCTGTTCTTGCcctcaaacataaaaaaaaaaaaaagagtagtgCAGGCCTTTTTAGACAAATAGTGACATTCTGGAAGGGAAGTTTTTAGCCCCTAATTTAGAGTTGGGTGAAACTCATAGGCCCGTGGCACTCTACAACAGTCTATTTAATTCTCagaaggtacagtgtgtagaatttagggggatctattagcagaaatggaatatagtgttcctaattattatttaattggTCTATGATCACCTGTGACTACgatttgtgttttcattagtTTACAATGAGCCAttaatatctacatagggagtgaTCCTTTTCCATGGAGTCTGTAGTTCTACAGTAGAGATGGTGTTTTGGTTTTCCCGTCTGGGCTAAAGTGGGCCTTTTGCATTTTTATGGCACTTGGCAGCCACCGTAGGGTTTCCTACACACTTGGAAAGGGAGGGGTACT
Above is a genomic segment from Clupea harengus chromosome 15, Ch_v2.0.2, whole genome shotgun sequence containing:
- the pla2g7 gene encoding platelet-activating factor acetylhydrolase, coding for MFTFTGFIQLALVKKVYDLSKSTAGLRHNWSWAALVMGNTGGHNTSMRIPPGNGPHQVGCTDLMVGHTIEGTFFRLYYPCHDSEVLERPDWIPTREYFNGLADFMKINRSISERIFNYLFGACEIPAVWNASFKSCGKCPVVIFSHGLGAFRTLYSAICCELASQGFIVAAVEHRDESASATFYFTEKSEVEQQKEQASCKPSSVNPPHLQQQWMYYRPLKPGEREFPLRNKQVKQRADECIKALDLLIEINTGSPVENVLRTQFDWSTLEDSMDLCKIAIMGHSFGGATVIEGLCKEVKFKCGIALDAWMSPIDEEIFPRVKQPIFFINSEKFQWAGNIARIKKLDSAFFPRKMITIRGTVHQSFPDFTFLTGNWLGKLLKLKGELDPNVAMNLCNKASLAFLQRHLSLEGDFNQWDTLIDGKDDNLIQGTNITVLQSSI